From the genome of Homo sapiens chromosome 9 genomic patch of type FIX, GRCh38.p14 PATCHES HG1012_PATCH, one region includes:
- the OMD gene encoding osteomodulin precursor, with protein sequence MGFLSPIYVIFFFFGVKVHCQYETYQWDEDYDQEPDDDYQTGFPFRQNVDYGVPFHQYTLGCVSECFCPTNFPSSMYCDNRKLKTIPNIPMHIQQLYLQFNEIEAVTANSFINATHLKEINLSHNKIKSQKIDYGVFAKLPNLLQLHLEHNNLEEFPFPLPKSLERLLLGYNEISKLQTNAMDGLVNLTMLDLCYNYLHDSLLKDKIFAKMEKLMQLNLCSNRLESMPPGLPSSLMYLSLENNSISSIPEKYFDKLPKLHTLRMSHNKLQDIPYNIFNLPNIVELSVGHNKLKQAFYIPRNLEHLYLQNNEIEKMNLTVMCPSIDPLHYHHLTYIRVDQNKLKEPISSYIFFCFPHIHTIYYGEQRSTNGQTIQLKTQVFRRFPDDDDESEDHDDPDNAHESPEQEGAEGHFDLHYYENQE encoded by the exons atgggtTTTTTAAGTCcaatatatgttattttcttcttttttggagtCAAAGTACATTGCCAATATGAAACTTATCAGTGGGATGAAGACTATGACCAAGAGCCAGATGATGATTACCAAACAGGATTCCCATTTCGTCAAAATGTAGACTACGGAGTTCCTTTTCATCAGTATACTTTAGGCTGTGTCAGTGAATGCTTCTGTCCAACTAACTTTCCATCATCAATGTACTGTGATAATCGCAAACTCAAGACTATCCCAAATATTCCGATGCACATTCAGCAACTCTACCTTCAGTTCAATGAAATTGAGGCTGTGACTGCAAATTCATTCATCAATGCAACTCATCTTAAAGAAATTAACCTCAGCCACAACAAAATTAAATCTCAAAAGATTGATTATGGTGTGTTTGCTAAGCTTCCAAATCTACTACAACTTCATCTAGAGCATAATAATTTAGAAGAatttccatttcctcttcctaaATCTCTGGAAAGACTCCTTCTTGGTTACAATGAAATCTCCAAACTGCAGACAAATGCTATGGATGGGCTAGTAAACTTGACCATGCTTGATCTCTGTTATAATTATCTTCATGATTCTCTGCTAAAAGACAAAATCTTTGCCAAAATGGAAAAACTAATGCAGCTCAACCTCTGCAGTAACAGATTAGAATCAATGCCTCCTGGTTTGCCTTCTTCACTTATGTATCTgtctttagaaaataattcaatttcttCTATACCCGAAAAATACTTCGACAAACTTCCAAAACTTCATACTCTAAGAATGTCACACAACAAACTACAAGACATcccatataatatttttaatcttccCAACATTGTAGAACTCAGTGTTGGACACAACAAATTGAAGCAAGCATTCTATATTCCAAGAAATTTGGAACACCTATAcctacaaaataatgaaatagaaa agATGAATCTTACAGTGATGTGTCCTTCTATTGACCCACTACATTACCACCATTTAACATACATTCGTGTGGaccaaaataaactaaaagaacCAATAAGCTCATACATCTTCTTCTGCTTCCCTCATATACACACTATTTATTATGGTGAACAACGAAGCACTAATGGTCAAACAATACAACTAAAGACACAAGTTTTCAGGAGATTtccagatgatgatgatgaaagtgAAGATCACGATGATCCTGACAATGCTCATGAGAGCCCAGAACAAGAAGGAGCAGAAGGGCACTTTGACCTTCATTATTATGAAAATCAAGAATAG